A section of the Cryobacterium soli genome encodes:
- a CDS encoding type 1 glutamine amidotransferase domain-containing protein, translated as MTTTELSGKRIAFLLTDGYEDSELSSPWQAVTEAGATAVLVSPATESITGKKGHSQYVDLAVADARADDFDALVLPGGVVNADHLRMDQNAIAFTRDFFSAHKPVSAICHAAWILIEAGVIEGRTLTSYPSLKTDLQNAGATWVDEEVVVDNGLVSSRTPDDLPAFNAKVIEEVAEGAHAGQTS; from the coding sequence ATGACGACCACCGAACTTTCCGGCAAGCGCATCGCCTTCCTGCTCACCGACGGATACGAGGACAGCGAGCTGTCGAGCCCCTGGCAGGCCGTGACCGAGGCCGGCGCCACCGCCGTGCTGGTCTCCCCCGCCACCGAGAGCATCACCGGCAAGAAGGGCCACTCGCAGTATGTCGACCTGGCCGTCGCCGACGCCCGCGCGGACGACTTCGACGCGCTGGTGCTGCCCGGCGGTGTCGTGAACGCCGACCACCTGCGGATGGACCAGAACGCCATCGCCTTCACCCGCGACTTCTTCAGCGCGCACAAGCCTGTGTCGGCCATCTGCCACGCCGCCTGGATCCTCATCGAGGCGGGCGTGATCGAGGGCCGCACCCTCACCTCCTACCCCAGCCTGAAGACCGACCTGCAGAACGCCGGGGCCACCTGGGTCGACGAAGAGGTCGTGGTGGACAACGGCCTTGTGTCCAGCCGCACCCCCGACGACCTGCCGGCGTTCAACGCCAAGGTCATCGAAGAGGTCGCCGAGGGCGCCCACGCCGGACAGACCAGCTGA